A window of Vibrio ishigakensis contains these coding sequences:
- a CDS encoding thioredoxin domain-containing protein, whose translation MRHKLTSALLLLGVSNSVLAFDEGVHYELVKQPEIENSILVFHSPYCGACSLVHKPLEKTAMSLGVDFIEVPVKFGKPLDATIQHAFVLASYEGKGSQFSRQLMKQIRRSHGRLPSDAAGVKKILEANGVNSSKLFEEQVTRDVALLNDLAKDYGINKTPSIYVSGNKRIKLGSLRSVSELNKLIKHLNHS comes from the coding sequence GTGAGACATAAACTAACCTCAGCGCTATTGCTGCTCGGTGTTTCAAATAGTGTCCTGGCTTTTGATGAGGGCGTTCATTACGAGTTGGTCAAGCAACCTGAGATAGAGAACAGCATCTTAGTGTTCCATTCACCCTATTGTGGTGCGTGCAGCTTGGTTCACAAGCCATTGGAAAAAACCGCCATGTCGCTGGGTGTTGATTTTATTGAGGTTCCGGTGAAGTTTGGTAAGCCACTAGATGCCACCATTCAACATGCATTTGTTCTAGCGAGTTACGAGGGGAAAGGTTCTCAATTTTCCAGACAACTAATGAAGCAAATTCGACGCTCACATGGGCGCCTGCCATCCGATGCTGCAGGAGTGAAGAAAATTTTAGAGGCAAATGGTGTGAACTCGAGCAAGCTTTTTGAAGAGCAAGTAACTCGAGATGTAGCCTTACTGAATGACTTAGCGAAAGACTATGGAATCAACAAGACTCCAAGTATTTATGTGTCTGGAAATAAGAGAATCAAGCTTGGATCACTTCGAAGCGTCAGTGAGCTCAATAAGTTGATTAAGCATTTAAATCACTCTTAA
- a CDS encoding phosphatase PAP2 family protein: protein MIRRISLLTSLLFATHSMAGCKTETAGDIGQFLIPLTALGVSWYKDDTEGMGQLGKGVLYTGLATHGLKLLIEAERPNGKNFNSFPSGHTSAAFSGAAFLHHRYGWEYGLPAYMAASYVGYSRVYATKHWKADVLAGAALAITVSYLVTSKYQDPNLSVAPYQPCGTDAQGISLSYTF from the coding sequence ATGATACGACGTATTTCATTACTCACTTCACTGCTCTTTGCAACACATTCTATGGCGGGTTGTAAAACTGAAACTGCCGGAGATATTGGCCAGTTTCTTATCCCTTTAACCGCACTAGGAGTCTCTTGGTACAAAGACGATACCGAAGGTATGGGACAACTTGGCAAAGGTGTTTTATACACAGGTCTAGCTACCCATGGTTTAAAACTGTTGATAGAGGCAGAAAGGCCCAATGGTAAGAACTTCAATTCTTTTCCATCAGGGCACACCTCGGCTGCCTTTAGTGGAGCTGCTTTTCTACACCATAGGTACGGCTGGGAGTATGGGCTTCCAGCCTATATGGCGGCCTCTTATGTAGGCTACTCAAGAGTTTATGCCACCAAGCACTGGAAAGCTGATGTGCTCGCCGGAGCTGCGCTGGCCATTACTGTCAGCTATTTGGTGACCTCCAAATATCAAGACCCAAATCTGTCAGTTGCCCCTTATCAACCTTGTGGAACCGATGCTCAAGGGATCTCCCTCAGCTACACCTTTTAG
- a CDS encoding bifunctional aconitate hydratase 2/2-methylisocitrate dehydratase: MYQGYLEKSAEREALGVAAPSLTATEVEQFLQTLAEGNSGDQDKQLLELITHMTPCGVDDAARVKAKYLWKFATGECSSPLLTSDKAVELLGTMQGGYNVGYLIQALEINAIAEVAANALKHIVMIYDEFSKVAELAKNGNSLAQQVIESWAEAEWFFERPAVAQAMQMSVFKVDGETNTDDLSPAQDAFTRPDIPLHARAMYKNARPGITPDEDGVVGCIAQINQAKSQPLPIAFVGDVVGTGSSRKSAANSLIWHFGENIPFVPNKRTGGVVLGGNIAPIFFATLEDSGALPIQCDVSKIQSGDIITIRPYKGTVENASDEVISEFTLKYGLLNEVRAGGRIPYLIGRRLTQTAREYLGKEQLDIFLDEKVEQPNHGYTLAQKMVGKACGLEGVLPGQFCEPKTTTVGSQDTTGGMTRDEIKDLACLSFSSPLVMQSFCHTAAYPKPVDVALHQNLPEFFESRRGVALRPGDGVIHSWLNRMLVPDTVGTGGDSHTRFPVGISFPAGSGLVAYAAATGTMPLTMPESVLVRFKGEMQPGITLRDLVHAIPLKAIELGLLNTDSANKKNVFNGRIVEIEGLDHLTVDQAFELTDASAERSAAACTIKLDIEKVITHAKSNVAMLEWMIREGYGHAETLAGRVEDINAWLTNPTLMEADTDAQYAEIIEIDLAEITEPVVCCPNDPDKAARLSDVAGTPVDEAFIGSCMTNIGHFRASSAILDKFASERTKAKLWLAPPTKMDDRKLTEEGVKSSYARAGAQIEIPGCSLCMGNQARVAAGCTAVSTSTRNFPNRLGQGANVFLASAELASVVSIMGRFPTVEEYFEFTKETLSDDLYQYLQFDAMPEYALGIDVKNVG, translated from the coding sequence ATGTATCAGGGATATTTAGAAAAAAGCGCTGAGCGAGAAGCGCTTGGAGTGGCAGCCCCTAGCTTGACTGCTACCGAAGTTGAACAATTCTTGCAAACTTTGGCCGAAGGCAACTCGGGAGATCAGGACAAGCAGTTGTTGGAGCTCATCACCCACATGACGCCATGTGGAGTGGATGACGCAGCTCGCGTAAAAGCTAAATATCTGTGGAAGTTCGCAACCGGAGAGTGCTCTAGCCCTCTCCTAACCTCGGATAAAGCAGTTGAATTGCTTGGTACTATGCAAGGCGGCTACAACGTTGGCTACCTTATTCAAGCCTTAGAAATCAATGCTATTGCTGAAGTCGCAGCCAATGCCTTGAAACACATTGTGATGATCTACGATGAGTTTTCTAAGGTGGCCGAACTTGCTAAAAACGGTAACTCTCTAGCTCAACAAGTGATTGAATCATGGGCTGAAGCTGAGTGGTTCTTTGAGCGCCCAGCAGTGGCACAAGCGATGCAAATGAGTGTGTTTAAGGTGGACGGTGAGACCAATACCGATGACCTTTCTCCGGCTCAAGATGCCTTCACTCGCCCAGACATTCCTTTACATGCTCGCGCTATGTACAAGAACGCACGCCCTGGTATTACACCAGATGAAGATGGCGTTGTGGGTTGTATCGCTCAGATCAACCAAGCAAAGTCTCAACCATTACCGATCGCCTTTGTAGGAGATGTAGTAGGTACGGGCTCCAGTCGTAAATCAGCGGCCAACTCACTTATCTGGCATTTTGGTGAGAATATTCCTTTTGTTCCCAATAAACGTACAGGCGGTGTAGTTCTGGGTGGCAATATTGCTCCTATCTTCTTCGCAACCCTTGAAGATTCTGGCGCACTGCCTATCCAGTGCGATGTGAGTAAGATCCAATCCGGTGACATCATTACTATCCGTCCCTATAAAGGCACAGTAGAGAATGCATCTGACGAGGTGATTTCTGAGTTCACCCTAAAATACGGCCTTCTTAACGAGGTTCGTGCCGGTGGTCGTATCCCTTATCTGATTGGTCGCCGTCTCACTCAAACCGCTCGTGAGTATCTGGGTAAAGAACAACTAGATATATTCCTTGACGAGAAAGTAGAGCAACCAAATCATGGCTACACCCTAGCACAAAAGATGGTAGGCAAGGCTTGCGGTCTTGAGGGTGTGCTTCCAGGTCAGTTCTGTGAACCAAAGACAACCACGGTTGGCTCGCAGGACACTACGGGCGGAATGACTCGAGATGAGATTAAAGACCTAGCATGTTTGTCCTTCTCATCTCCGCTGGTGATGCAGTCATTCTGCCACACCGCTGCCTATCCGAAGCCTGTAGATGTCGCTTTGCATCAGAATCTACCTGAGTTCTTTGAAAGTCGTCGAGGCGTGGCGCTTCGTCCGGGTGATGGCGTTATCCACTCATGGTTAAACCGCATGCTAGTGCCTGATACCGTTGGTACAGGTGGCGACTCACACACTCGCTTCCCGGTAGGTATCTCATTTCCTGCAGGTTCTGGTCTTGTGGCTTATGCGGCTGCAACTGGCACCATGCCTTTAACCATGCCTGAGTCGGTATTGGTTCGCTTTAAGGGGGAGATGCAACCGGGTATTACACTGCGTGACCTAGTGCATGCCATTCCGCTGAAAGCTATCGAGCTTGGCCTTTTAAACACAGATTCAGCCAATAAGAAAAACGTGTTCAATGGTCGTATCGTTGAAATTGAAGGCCTCGATCATCTGACCGTTGACCAAGCCTTTGAGCTTACCGATGCCAGTGCAGAGCGTTCAGCTGCCGCATGCACAATCAAGCTAGATATCGAAAAGGTTATTACACACGCCAAATCAAATGTAGCCATGCTGGAGTGGATGATTCGCGAAGGTTATGGTCATGCAGAGACACTAGCCGGTCGCGTAGAAGACATTAATGCATGGCTGACAAACCCAACTCTGATGGAAGCAGACACCGACGCACAATACGCTGAAATCATAGAGATTGACCTTGCTGAGATCACTGAGCCTGTGGTGTGTTGTCCAAACGATCCAGACAAAGCGGCGCGCCTAAGCGACGTAGCCGGCACTCCGGTGGATGAAGCCTTTATCGGCTCATGCATGACCAATATCGGTCACTTCCGTGCAAGCTCAGCCATCTTGGATAAGTTTGCTAGCGAGCGTACCAAAGCCAAGCTTTGGCTCGCTCCACCAACCAAGATGGATGACCGCAAGCTAACCGAAGAGGGTGTGAAATCTAGTTACGCCCGTGCGGGTGCGCAGATTGAGATCCCCGGCTGCTCTCTATGCATGGGTAACCAAGCTCGCGTCGCAGCTGGTTGCACCGCGGTTTCAACCTCAACCCGAAATTTCCCTAACCGACTTGGTCAAGGTGCTAACGTTTTCCTAGCATCAGCCGAGTTGGCTAGTGTGGTATCGATCATGGGTCGCTTCCCAACTGTGGAAGAGTACTTCGAGTTCACCAAGGAAACCTTGAGTGACGACCTATATCAATACCTCCAGTTTGACGCTATGCCCGAATACGCGCTGGGCATCGATGTTAAAAACGTAGGTTAA
- a CDS encoding PTS transporter subunit IIC, which yields MLDTIIELLKDASILVSVFTLVGCVIQGKSANDTIVSVTKTFIGFILLFAAAKLMISPSLKEFSKIFMMAFHVEGIVPNNEVIIVEAIVQLGREFGSAIAFGLIGAMALNLVFARFTPLKYVVLSGHHVFFMVSCLALISILHGFSIPEAAVIGAVITGAWCVISPSLLVGYCRHIKGCEPLRAHGDFSIGQFGSTSYMLAGFLGDKFGNKENDIEKAEMPTAIGFLADKNTSNFVVMLAFFLVSSAVAGFDNVQHLANASAKHGHENVFLYLLKQSGYFAGGVFTLTKGVHMFVEELIPAFKGISDKLIKNSVPAVEIYSLFPYSKNAVFVGFICCTMAGFVAMIMLPLFGLPVIVPSLLFTFASGGGAGIIGNATGGTRGCIMGSLACGFISIIGSGIVFQPIHDAGVTAPTTYSTTDFSILGEGLHLVLSLIS from the coding sequence ATGCTCGATACCATTATTGAACTACTGAAAGATGCCTCCATCCTAGTGTCTGTATTTACACTGGTTGGTTGTGTAATTCAGGGTAAAAGTGCCAACGATACTATCGTTTCGGTGACTAAAACCTTTATCGGTTTTATCCTGCTATTTGCAGCAGCAAAACTGATGATCTCTCCTTCTCTCAAAGAGTTTTCCAAGATCTTTATGATGGCCTTCCATGTGGAAGGTATCGTTCCTAACAACGAAGTGATCATCGTCGAAGCCATTGTACAGCTTGGTCGTGAATTCGGCTCAGCCATCGCCTTTGGTCTTATCGGTGCAATGGCACTGAACCTAGTGTTTGCACGCTTTACCCCACTCAAATACGTCGTACTTTCAGGTCACCACGTGTTCTTTATGGTGTCGTGTCTTGCGCTTATTTCTATCCTGCATGGTTTTAGTATTCCTGAGGCTGCGGTAATCGGTGCGGTAATCACTGGCGCTTGGTGCGTGATTAGTCCATCACTATTGGTGGGTTACTGTCGCCATATCAAAGGCTGTGAGCCACTTCGTGCCCATGGTGATTTCTCTATCGGCCAATTTGGCTCAACCAGCTATATGCTTGCTGGTTTTCTTGGCGACAAGTTCGGTAACAAAGAAAACGATATCGAGAAAGCGGAAATGCCAACCGCTATCGGTTTTCTAGCAGACAAGAACACCTCAAACTTTGTGGTAATGCTGGCCTTCTTCCTAGTGTCGAGCGCGGTTGCTGGTTTCGATAACGTTCAGCACCTAGCTAATGCTAGTGCTAAACATGGCCATGAAAATGTATTCCTATACCTGCTAAAACAGTCTGGCTACTTTGCCGGTGGTGTATTCACCCTAACCAAGGGTGTGCACATGTTTGTTGAAGAACTTATCCCAGCGTTTAAGGGGATCTCGGATAAGCTAATCAAAAACAGCGTACCTGCGGTAGAGATCTACAGCCTGTTCCCATACTCGAAAAACGCGGTATTCGTAGGCTTTATCTGCTGCACCATGGCAGGCTTCGTAGCAATGATCATGCTGCCTCTATTTGGTCTGCCCGTGATCGTTCCTTCACTGTTATTCACATTTGCAAGTGGTGGTGGCGCAGGCATCATCGGCAACGCTACTGGCGGTACGCGTGGCTGTATTATGGGCTCACTGGCATGCGGTTTCATCTCTATCATTGGCTCTGGCATCGTATTCCAGCCTATCCATGATGCGGGTGTAACGGCTCCAACCACCTACTCAACTACAGACTTCTCCATTCTTGGTGAAGGCCTGCACCTAGTTCTATCGCTAATTAGCTGA
- a CDS encoding DUF5718 family protein, with the protein MKCFSLGIIGNFSGHLSGAEKVTESTLPNGVFVVNGLTERTVSTGEKITFPPHGTNIQAEPEFVVKFKVEYADNKVAKFIPNAMTVGNDMTIRKLEGAQKIAERKAWGEASKGLATHWWPVSELETFTQEYKLISIVKRDGEYLDYTPVADPSELKIFYTEMCDWLTETVNTQQSEGILREILPQLEAAGYPEEIVVFCGAPNYTTWGETHFIEPYDEISIALINSKQTSVDIISDKIKSNALVNDDFVISYTQQVV; encoded by the coding sequence ATGAAATGTTTTAGCTTAGGTATTATCGGTAACTTTTCGGGTCATCTTTCGGGCGCTGAAAAAGTAACTGAGTCTACTCTTCCAAACGGTGTATTTGTAGTAAACGGTCTAACCGAGCGCACCGTTTCTACCGGAGAGAAGATCACCTTCCCACCACACGGTACCAACATCCAAGCTGAGCCGGAATTTGTTGTGAAATTCAAGGTAGAGTACGCAGATAACAAGGTTGCTAAGTTCATCCCGAATGCGATGACAGTCGGTAACGACATGACTATCCGAAAGCTTGAAGGTGCACAAAAGATCGCTGAGCGTAAAGCTTGGGGCGAAGCATCGAAGGGGCTAGCAACGCACTGGTGGCCTGTGAGCGAGCTAGAAACATTCACCCAAGAGTACAAGCTTATCTCTATCGTTAAACGCGACGGCGAGTATCTAGACTATACCCCTGTGGCTGACCCATCAGAGCTTAAGATCTTCTACACAGAGATGTGTGATTGGCTAACTGAAACCGTCAATACCCAACAATCAGAAGGCATTCTTCGTGAGATCCTTCCTCAACTTGAAGCCGCGGGCTACCCAGAAGAGATCGTTGTGTTCTGCGGCGCCCCAAACTACACCACTTGGGGCGAGACTCACTTTATCGAACCTTACGACGAGATTTCTATCGCTCTTATTAACAGCAAGCAAACCTCGGTGGATATTATTAGCGATAAGATCAAATCAAACGCACTTGTTAACGATGACTTTGTAATTTCATATACACAACAAGTTGTTTAA
- the citG gene encoding triphosphoribosyl-dephospho-CoA synthase CitG, giving the protein MMQSNPSRQQDPSTLASVIGELATQALLVEANLHPKPGLVTARSTGSHSDMDIETFRLSAAALKPFMVEFSRLGLDFSGNDLTQLLTSLRPVGMQAEQEMMMATGQVNTHKGAIFIFGVLCAALGYMSAKGIRVYPLHLQDTVRKMCAGVTEELASSRSATAGEHAFKQHGVTGIRGEAEAGFPTLMQGLNAYKRAKRDGCAKTHALQLALLTCISINDDSCLIKRGGLTGLNYAKYQARLILQSNLDSKRFNKELHQLDIKFVEKNLSPGGSADCLSAIWLISMMESFSN; this is encoded by the coding sequence ATGATGCAAAGCAATCCATCTCGTCAGCAAGACCCAAGCACTCTAGCCAGCGTTATTGGCGAGTTAGCCACTCAAGCACTTTTGGTTGAGGCAAACCTGCATCCTAAACCTGGGTTGGTAACTGCACGCTCGACCGGTTCCCACAGCGATATGGATATAGAGACATTTCGCCTAAGCGCCGCTGCACTAAAGCCGTTTATGGTGGAATTTTCGCGCCTCGGCTTAGATTTTAGCGGCAACGATTTAACTCAATTACTCACGTCATTGCGCCCTGTAGGTATGCAAGCAGAACAAGAAATGATGATGGCCACAGGGCAAGTAAACACCCACAAAGGCGCCATCTTTATCTTTGGCGTACTGTGCGCCGCCTTAGGGTACATGAGTGCTAAAGGCATCAGGGTTTATCCACTGCACCTGCAAGATACCGTTCGCAAAATGTGCGCAGGAGTGACCGAGGAATTAGCAAGTAGTCGAAGCGCAACCGCAGGAGAGCACGCCTTTAAGCAACATGGTGTTACCGGCATTCGCGGAGAAGCCGAAGCAGGTTTTCCGACTCTGATGCAAGGACTCAATGCCTATAAACGTGCCAAGCGCGATGGCTGCGCAAAAACACATGCGCTGCAATTAGCCCTGCTGACCTGCATCAGTATCAATGACGATAGCTGCCTGATTAAACGCGGAGGCTTAACCGGTCTCAATTACGCCAAATATCAGGCAAGGCTTATTTTACAGTCGAATCTAGATTCAAAACGATTCAATAAAGAGTTGCATCAACTTGATATTAAATTCGTTGAAAAAAACTTATCACCTGGTGGAAGTGCAGATTGTCTATCCGCAATTTGGCTAATTTCCATGATGGAAAGTTTTTCCAATTAA
- the citX gene encoding citrate lyase holo-[acyl-carrier protein] synthase, which translates to MFKGVPITAIDVMEFRDRIASTQRIWQQLQAPQLISFTVNMMGNVKVNEASSRVFLEGRLAIDNWVQGTSLNILRQEQFNDKAGYHYLVAVNYHDADEIKKAMIALEESLPLGRLMDIDVIDRDGKPLSRTKLGFGQRQCIVCDQPAKACARSQAHSPMELQKALLEMFS; encoded by the coding sequence ATGTTTAAGGGAGTGCCTATTACCGCCATCGATGTGATGGAATTTCGCGACCGCATTGCTTCAACCCAGCGCATCTGGCAACAACTGCAAGCTCCACAACTGATCAGTTTCACCGTCAACATGATGGGCAACGTCAAGGTTAACGAGGCATCGTCGCGAGTATTCCTGGAGGGCCGATTGGCCATCGATAACTGGGTTCAGGGCACTTCCTTAAATATCCTTAGACAAGAGCAGTTTAATGACAAAGCGGGCTATCACTACCTTGTGGCAGTGAACTATCACGACGCTGATGAGATAAAGAAAGCCATGATTGCACTAGAGGAATCACTTCCTCTTGGTCGATTAATGGATATCGATGTTATCGACCGTGATGGAAAACCCCTATCCCGTACCAAGCTTGGGTTTGGTCAGAGACAATGCATTGTGTGCGACCAACCAGCAAAAGCTTGTGCACGCAGTCAGGCGCACAGTCCAATGGAGTTACAAAAAGCTCTGCTGGAGATGTTCTCATGA
- the citF gene encoding citrate lyase subunit alpha, protein MESIKQNRKLRSDLKEAILASGLKDGDTISFHHAFRAGDILINDVVATIGSMGFKDLTLASSSLTDCHAPLVEHVRSGVISKIFTSGIRGRLADEISAGIMQNPVEVHSHGGRVHLVQTGELSIDVAFLGTPSADRFGNANAMVGKSRCGSLGYAMVDAEYAKHVVVMTEQLVEYPHAPASIAQDQVDSVVVVERVGDPSKIGGGATRMTTNPRELLIARKAADVIEHSGYFEDGFSIQTGSGGASLAVTRFLKSKMVRNDITASFGLGGITATMVDLHEKGLIKKLMDVQSFDAHAADSLGRNPNHIEISANQYANPSSKGATVDQLDVVILSALEIDTDFNVNVITGSDGVIRGASGGHCDAAAGAKLTIVVAPLVRGRIPTLVNRVLNTVTPGKSIDVLVTDHGIAVNPAREEVKARLEAQGIQTFDIKALQQRAELLVGTPAPITYTDKIVANVRYRDGSMLDQIKQVAK, encoded by the coding sequence ATGGAATCTATCAAGCAAAATAGAAAGCTTCGCTCTGATCTGAAAGAGGCGATATTGGCATCGGGCCTAAAAGATGGCGATACCATCTCTTTTCACCACGCATTTCGTGCAGGCGATATCCTGATCAATGACGTAGTTGCGACCATCGGTAGCATGGGTTTCAAAGACCTAACCCTAGCATCAAGCTCACTGACCGATTGTCATGCTCCACTGGTTGAACACGTGCGCTCTGGCGTTATTTCAAAGATCTTTACCTCTGGTATCCGCGGTCGCCTAGCTGACGAGATCAGCGCAGGCATCATGCAAAACCCAGTTGAGGTCCACTCACACGGTGGTCGTGTTCACCTAGTTCAAACGGGCGAGCTAAGCATAGATGTGGCTTTCCTTGGCACCCCTTCTGCAGACCGCTTCGGTAACGCCAATGCTATGGTAGGCAAATCTCGTTGTGGCTCCCTTGGCTATGCCATGGTAGACGCTGAGTATGCCAAACACGTGGTGGTGATGACTGAACAGCTAGTGGAATATCCGCACGCTCCTGCCTCTATCGCTCAAGACCAAGTGGATAGCGTGGTAGTGGTTGAGCGAGTTGGTGACCCATCTAAGATTGGTGGTGGCGCAACCCGTATGACCACCAACCCGCGTGAGCTACTTATCGCTCGCAAAGCGGCCGATGTAATCGAGCACTCTGGTTACTTTGAAGACGGGTTTAGTATTCAAACCGGTTCGGGCGGTGCTTCCCTTGCTGTAACTCGTTTCCTTAAGTCTAAGATGGTTCGCAACGACATTACCGCATCTTTCGGCCTTGGTGGTATCACTGCAACCATGGTTGACCTACACGAGAAGGGTCTGATCAAGAAACTGATGGATGTACAATCTTTTGATGCACATGCCGCAGACAGCCTAGGTCGTAATCCGAATCACATCGAAATCAGCGCTAACCAATACGCGAACCCTTCTAGTAAGGGCGCAACGGTGGATCAGCTGGACGTAGTTATCCTATCGGCACTAGAGATTGATACCGACTTCAACGTGAACGTAATTACAGGCTCTGATGGTGTGATTCGTGGTGCCTCTGGTGGTCACTGTGATGCTGCCGCAGGCGCCAAGCTGACTATCGTGGTTGCGCCACTGGTTCGCGGTCGTATTCCAACCTTGGTCAACCGTGTTCTTAATACTGTGACGCCAGGTAAATCTATCGATGTGCTTGTCACCGACCACGGCATCGCGGTTAACCCTGCTCGTGAAGAAGTTAAAGCTCGCCTTGAAGCGCAAGGTATTCAAACCTTCGATATTAAAGCGCTTCAACAACGTGCAGAGCTTTTGGTAGGTACACCAGCACCCATTACCTACACCGACAAGATCGTAGCTAACGTTCGTTACCGTGATGGTTCAATGCTGGACCAGATCAAACAGGTAGCAAAATAA
- a CDS encoding aldolase/citrate lyase family protein encodes MKMRRSMLFVPSSNAAMVSNTFIYDADAIMFDLEDSVSLREKDTARLILFNALRHPLYQDIETVVRVNALESKWGRADVNAVVAAGVDVVRLAKTDSAQDVIDMEQAIAEAEEACGREIGSTKMLAAIESALGITNAKEIAFASKRLIGIALGAEDYVRDIKTNRTPEGTELLFARCSILQAARAAGIQCFDTVYSDANNTEGFLKEAEHIKQLGFDGKSLVNPRQIELLHNLYAPSAAEVKHAKAVIQAAADAEAKGLGVASLNGKMVDAPIIERARLVLERAKSGIREE; translated from the coding sequence ATGAAGATGCGCCGTTCAATGCTGTTCGTTCCTTCATCGAACGCAGCCATGGTATCTAACACCTTTATCTATGATGCCGATGCCATCATGTTTGATCTCGAAGACAGTGTCTCTCTTCGCGAGAAAGACACCGCTCGCCTTATCCTTTTCAATGCATTGCGCCACCCGCTTTACCAAGATATCGAAACCGTTGTTCGTGTAAACGCACTGGAATCTAAGTGGGGTCGTGCTGACGTAAACGCTGTGGTAGCTGCTGGCGTTGATGTGGTTCGCCTAGCGAAAACCGATAGCGCCCAAGACGTTATCGATATGGAACAAGCCATCGCAGAAGCCGAAGAAGCATGCGGTCGTGAGATTGGCTCAACCAAGATGCTAGCGGCTATCGAATCAGCACTGGGCATCACCAATGCTAAAGAGATCGCTTTTGCATCAAAACGCCTAATTGGTATTGCACTTGGCGCCGAGGACTATGTTCGCGACATCAAGACCAACCGCACTCCTGAAGGCACTGAACTGCTGTTCGCTCGCTGCTCTATTCTGCAAGCCGCTCGCGCTGCAGGTATCCAATGTTTCGATACCGTTTACTCTGATGCAAACAACACCGAAGGTTTCCTAAAAGAAGCGGAGCACATCAAACAGCTTGGCTTTGATGGTAAATCTCTTGTTAACCCTCGTCAGATCGAACTTCTACATAACCTATATGCACCATCAGCGGCCGAAGTGAAACACGCCAAAGCGGTTATCCAAGCGGCAGCCGACGCTGAGGCGAAAGGTCTAGGTGTGGCGTCACTCAACGGCAAGATGGTAGACGCCCCAATCATCGAGCGTGCTCGTCTTGTGCTTGAGCGTGCTAAGTCTGGCATCAGAGAGGAATAA
- the citD gene encoding citrate lyase acyl carrier protein has translation MKICESAVAGTLESSDLFVEVEPSEAFSLWVSSSATQFRDAIEQHVRCELDKLNVTDGQWRVTDSGALDCIITARLQAAALRGANQHALPWEKFV, from the coding sequence ATGAAGATATGTGAGTCGGCGGTTGCTGGCACCCTAGAAAGCTCAGACTTGTTTGTTGAGGTTGAACCAAGTGAGGCATTTTCACTTTGGGTTAGCTCTTCAGCAACACAATTTCGAGATGCTATTGAACAACACGTTCGTTGTGAATTGGACAAGCTGAATGTGACCGATGGTCAATGGCGCGTCACCGATTCAGGCGCTCTGGACTGCATCATCACCGCACGTTTACAAGCAGCTGCGCTTCGCGGTGCCAACCAGCATGCCCTACCATGGGAGAAATTCGTATGA